In the genome of Pseudomonas protegens, one region contains:
- a CDS encoding acetyl-CoA C-acetyltransferase — translation MTEYSFNPAPVRRVAIIGGNRIPFARSNTVYANDSNQDLLVAALQGLVDRYGLSGQRLGEFAAGAVIKHSRDFNLARESLLSTTLSPQTPAYDVQQACGTGLEAALLVANKIALGQIEVGIAGGADTTSDAPIGINEGLRRILLQANRAKGSGNKLRSLLKVRPGMLFKPLLPRNGEPRTGLSMGEHCEEMAKRWHIKRLAQDELALASHQQLQAAYQRGFFDDLITPYRGLARDNNLRADASLERLAGLGPAYDRHNGTLTAGNSTPLTDGASVVLLASEDWAAANNLPVLAYLRTGETAAVNFVDGSEGLLMAPAYAVPRMLAREGLSLQDFDFYEIHEAFAAQVLCTLKAWEDADYCRDKLGLEGPLGSIERSKLNVNGGSLGCGHPFAATGGRLLATLAKAIHQRGSGRGLISVCAAGGLGITAIVEK, via the coding sequence ATGACTGAGTACAGTTTCAATCCGGCGCCGGTGCGTCGGGTGGCGATCATCGGCGGCAACCGGATTCCGTTCGCCCGCTCCAACACGGTATATGCCAACGACAGCAACCAGGACCTGCTGGTGGCGGCCTTGCAGGGGCTGGTGGATCGCTACGGCCTGTCCGGCCAGCGCCTGGGGGAATTCGCCGCGGGGGCGGTGATCAAGCATTCCCGGGATTTCAACCTGGCCCGGGAAAGCCTGCTGTCCACCACCTTGTCGCCACAGACCCCGGCCTATGACGTGCAGCAGGCCTGTGGCACCGGGCTTGAGGCCGCGTTGCTGGTGGCCAACAAGATCGCCCTGGGGCAGATCGAGGTGGGCATTGCCGGTGGCGCCGACACCACCTCCGACGCGCCGATCGGCATCAATGAAGGACTGCGCCGGATCCTGCTCCAGGCCAACCGCGCCAAGGGCAGCGGCAACAAGCTGCGCAGCCTGCTCAAGGTGCGCCCGGGGATGTTGTTCAAGCCACTGCTGCCGCGCAACGGCGAGCCGCGTACCGGCCTGTCCATGGGCGAGCACTGTGAAGAAATGGCCAAGCGCTGGCACATCAAGCGCCTGGCCCAGGATGAACTGGCCCTTGCCAGCCACCAGCAACTGCAGGCCGCCTATCAGCGCGGCTTCTTCGACGACCTGATCACCCCGTATCGCGGCCTGGCCCGGGACAACAACCTGCGGGCCGATGCCAGCCTGGAAAGACTCGCCGGCCTGGGCCCGGCCTACGACCGTCACAACGGCACCCTGACCGCCGGCAACTCGACCCCGCTCACCGACGGCGCCTCGGTGGTGCTCTTGGCCAGCGAAGACTGGGCCGCGGCCAACAACCTGCCGGTGCTGGCCTACCTGCGTACCGGGGAAACCGCGGCGGTGAACTTTGTCGACGGCAGTGAAGGGCTGCTGATGGCCCCGGCCTACGCCGTGCCGCGCATGCTCGCCCGGGAGGGCCTGAGCCTGCAGGATTTCGACTTCTACGAGATTCATGAAGCCTTCGCCGCTCAGGTGCTGTGCACCCTCAAGGCCTGGGAAGACGCGGATTACTGCCGGGACAAGCTCGGCCTCGAAGGGCCGCTGGGCAGCATCGAGCGCAGCAAGCTCAACGTCAACGGCGGCTCCCTGGGCTGCGGGCATCCCTTTGCCGCCACCGGCGGACGCTTGCTGGCGACCCTGGCCAAGGCGATCCACCAGCGCGGCTCCGGTCGGGGACTGATTTCCGTCTGTGCCGCAGGCGGGCTGGGCATCACCGCCATCGTCGAAAAATAA
- a CDS encoding MaoC family dehydratase, which translates to MNADSAIRIIEPPPSQGQLLYDGIRSLRKPKLDAAPKLPSERLVRPAVELKAGEIARYAQACGFRREHGVPLAFPHTLAFPLHLLLLTNRSFPYPASGMVHLANRIRQYQPLAEGQALRLEVFAERWLAHPKGQALSIATRAHSGGSLVWESASLYLRRGVSSPIGEPWEGALKEDEAPLIRTQRWNLGGDLGRRFAQVSGDFNPIHTSWLGARLFGFRRPIAHGMWTLGRALAAQQPPHPLAVAELDCEFKLPIFLPAAVTLWNRLPDGPRHEFEVRNNAGDKPHMRGLFIWGAGQ; encoded by the coding sequence ATGAATGCCGACTCTGCTATTCGCATCATCGAACCGCCTCCGTCCCAGGGCCAGTTGCTTTACGACGGCATCCGCAGCCTGCGCAAGCCCAAACTGGATGCCGCCCCCAAGCTGCCCAGCGAGCGCCTGGTGCGCCCGGCGGTGGAGCTCAAGGCCGGCGAAATCGCCCGCTATGCCCAGGCCTGCGGCTTTCGCCGGGAACACGGGGTGCCGCTGGCGTTTCCCCATACCCTGGCGTTTCCCTTGCACCTGTTGCTGCTGACCAACCGCAGCTTTCCCTATCCGGCCAGCGGCATGGTTCACCTGGCCAATCGCATACGCCAGTACCAGCCGTTGGCGGAGGGCCAGGCCCTGCGCCTGGAAGTGTTCGCCGAACGCTGGCTGGCCCATCCCAAGGGCCAGGCGCTGTCGATTGCCACCCGGGCCCACAGTGGCGGCAGCCTGGTCTGGGAAAGCGCCAGCCTGTACCTGCGCCGTGGCGTGTCCAGCCCCATCGGCGAGCCCTGGGAGGGCGCGCTGAAGGAGGATGAAGCGCCGCTGATTCGCACCCAGCGCTGGAACCTGGGGGGCGACCTGGGGCGGCGTTTCGCCCAGGTCAGCGGCGACTTCAACCCGATTCACACCTCCTGGCTCGGCGCCCGCTTGTTCGGTTTCCGCCGGCCCATCGCCCACGGCATGTGGACCCTGGGCCGGGCCCTGGCGGCCCAGCAACCGCCGCATCCGCTGGCAGTGGCGGAGCTGGACTGCGAGTTCAAGCTGCCGATCTTCCTGCCGGCGGCGGTGACCCTGTGGAACCGTCTGCCCGACGGTCCGCGCCATGAGTTCGAAGTGCGCAACAACGCGGGGGACAAGCCCCACATGCGCGGCCTATTTATCTGGGGAGCTGGGCAATGA